The Myxocyprinus asiaticus isolate MX2 ecotype Aquarium Trade chromosome 6, UBuf_Myxa_2, whole genome shotgun sequence region CATCTTCTTGAATTTAACCTTATTTTAAtctaaaaataatttgtctggCACGTTCTGGTCATAGGCAGATTTAGTGTTGTGAATATTTTCATTGGCAAATCAACAGGCCTGTCCATCACTGAGTTTTGATTCCAAACTAGGCGGAAATGGGTGTAAAGCAGCATTCTTGCAATTGTGGGAACCTCATGTCCATTGAGGCAGAAGTAATGTACAGCCCTCTCCCATTCTGTTCTCACACTTTCTGTCTCTGCCATTCATCTAAACTCAATTCAGATAGCAGGAGGCTGATTGGCCAGCAGTGTCTGTGTATGCAAATGAGACAGATGAAACAAAAGTGACACTGAATATCTTTGAGAGTTGGAATCACTGTGAGAGAAAGATTGAAAAAAGGAGTGGATAGGGAAGAGGGGTTTGTGAATAGTTTAGGATTTTGCTATTAACAAAGGGTGTTTAGGGTGGTGGGGGTGCATGTGAAAGTTTGGCAGGAATTTATTTTTATACCTTTTTATATGAGAAACATTTTGTTAGTGAAGATGTGTAAAATTTACTACTTTGGAAATATATGAAGTGTTAGCCTTTGACTGATAATTTACTATATAAATGATTATTGGAAAGCTTCTAAcatctgaaatgtatttttatgctctTAGATATTGCAATTAAAACTTTGCGCTAAAGAGGGTATTTAGTCTTAACTCAGAGATTTGTTCTGTTTTATGCTAATCTGGCCTGGATTAGGTGACTTTGTTAATGTAATTGTTTACTCCATATAGTTGATAATAGGAATAGATTCagatttgtgtgtttttaagaACCACCATATGGATGAATGTAcagggagttaaaaaaaaaaggagagaatTAAGATTGTTGAGTTGAGAATTAATAATTGGAAAAAGAAGGTGAAGTTCATGGACATTATGGGACATTAAGGAAATGAAAGGCCATTAAACTGCCTTCTGCATCCATGCTCAGCAACTACTGGGTGTGTATCACTTTAATGTCTCCCTCTGTGCTCCCAAAGCCATGCCCACACTGCAGAATGTAAGCAACTGTAAAGGACGTCACTTTCCTCCTTTATTCATCTGGAGCTTTTTCATAGCAGTGTTGGTTTTCAGGTTCTCTTATTGATCCGCTGGATATAGACACCTAAGAAGAGTGCTCTGATGTCTGCAGAGACGTgggctgagttcagaatggcatactactcatactattttttgccatatgtgtctatggaaaatatagtatgagtagtatggtagtatgcaattccgaactcagtCGCAGAAGAGCTTTGGACATGTGACTGAaaagaaatgtaacaaaatgtcttatttagttatttttaacactttcaatttaacatgttaattcagtgcaattaattattaaaaaaaagaacatgttAAATATTgccgcaattaatcatgtcaccTTAATAAGAAATTTGCCTAGTACCAACTGAGAAATTCAAACTTGAAATGCCACCTCCATGTTTTTATGAGTCTTAGTTGGACAGGCAACAAACCAACAGCTGATGAAAGACAGCTGTACGGAGCAGAGTGCATGGGcctcaaagtgtttttttaaagtttcaaacgaTGTTTAATTTGACATGTCTGCTAAATAAAAATCTGCTTTCATGgttagagatgctgaaaactagtgaaacGCGAACCAACCACAACAAGACGCatcaaaagcatccatctgacgcatgtgtacagaCGAAACGTGCCCTGTGGGAACATCTCTTAAAGAGGCAGgtcattcaaaattaaaattctctcatcatttactcaccctcatgccattccagatgtgtatgaattttttcttctgctcaacacaaagatttttagaagaatatttcagctctgtaggtcttcacaatgcaagtgaatgagtaccaaaattttgaagctgcaaaaagcacataaaggcagcgtaaaagtaatccataagacagtggttaaatccatatcttcagaagtgatatgatgggtgtggttaagaaacagatcaatagggggcctgggtagctctgagagtattgacgctgactaccacccctggagtcgcgagttcaaatccagggtgtgctgagtgacttcagccaggtctcctaagcaaccaaattggcccggttgctagggtagagtcacatggggtaacctcctcgtggttgggattaagtggttctcactctcaatggggtgcatggtaaattgtgcatggattgcggagagtagcgtgagcctccacatgctgcgagtctccgcggtgtcatgcacaacaagccatgtgataagatgcgtggatttacTGTCtccagaagcggaggcaactgagacttgtcctccaccatccggattgaggtgagtgaccgcgccaccacgaggacctaataagtagtgggaattgggcattccaaaattggggagaaaaaagaaacagatcaatacttaagtctttttttactataaactctccTCGCTGCCCAGTATGtggcagtatgcatgaagaatgcagatatccaaaaacaaaagaagaatgtggaagtggggATTGAtcgtataaaaaggacttaaaaattgatctgtttctcacccacacctatcatatcgcttctgaacatatggatttaaccacaggagacttatagattacttttatgctgcttttatgtgaattttggaccttcaaaattttggtcaccattcacttgcattatatggacctacagagctgagatattcttctaataataatttgtgttctgcagaagaaagaaagtcctacacatctgggatggaatgagggtgagtaaataatgagagaatttttctttttgggtgaactatccctttaagtctaccttggacagattgacaaactctaATTGTAAAATCTATTGACGTGGACTGTAGACCAGTGATAGGCTAATGTTCAATCATatggaaataaaccaaacaatatattgacttcttttGCCAGTCTGTGTGTTGCTCCGCAATACACAATGGTTGATCCTGCTTAGGCTTTGTTTGGAACTGTTTTGATTAgcagagcaaaaatagacaaaataattgtattaacttcttgtttataggAATGTTATATAAAAGTCATATCACACTCACAATATGGGTGGCCTATATGTGTCTGAGgccaaatcacagccatgctgatattatTTACAACAGcgctcttgctcgtgtgatattgcttaaatctGTTATTTCCTCTCTAACCCCACTATCTATAccctgttttgtctttttttcaggCATGGTGCAAAAGCTGGACCAAAAGTTGCCTGTTGCAAATGAGTACCTATTGTTGTCTGGTGGTGTGCGAGAAGGTGTGGTGGACATGTACCTTGATGAGCTTGGTATCTATAACCGTGGCTTTGACTATGACATGGCCTTCACCCTGTTGGTTCCTGCCCTAAAGCTACATGACCGGAACCAGCCCGTCACACTGGACATGCGGCAATCAGCGCTGGGTCACTCATGGCTCAGCTTGCGACTTTTTGATGAAGGTACCATCAACCGCTGGCGGGACTGCTGCACGATGACCGACCATCTTAATGGCACCACCAACTACttcttctcacccacacttgtaGCTGACTGGTTCCAAGAAGCAGTTGGATTGGTGCTGGCAGAGTTTCAGCGCAAACCGCAAAGGGGCACCCCGAGGGTGGAACGGGTTGAGCGTCACAGCACGCTGTTGTCTATGGTTTTAGGTGTGGGCAGCAGTCGTATGCTTTATGATATTGTTCCTGTGGTGTCTTTTAAAGGCTGGCCAGCAGTTGCCCAGAGCTGGTTGATGGAGAACCACTTCTGGGATGGGAAGATCACAGAGGAGGAGGTGATCAGTGGCTTCTATCTGCTGCCTACCTGCTCAGCCTCCGGTTGTAGAGAAAATGAGTGGCGTCTCTCCTTTGCCCGCAGCGAAGTCCAGTTGAAAAAATGCATCTCACCAGGACTCATGCAAGCTTACCAGGCATGCAAGGCGATTGTCATCAAGCTGCTGGCCCAGCCTACAGCTGTCAGTCCCTATTACTTacgaagcatcatgttgtgggccTGTGACCGGCTACCTTCAAGCTATTTGGCACAGGAAGACTATGCTGCACACTTTCTGCTTGGTCTCATTGACGATTTGCTGCACTGCCTGGTCAACAAGAACTGCCCAAACTATTTCATCCCACAATGTAACATGCTAGAGCAGCTATGTGATGAGACAGCTATGTTTCAGGCTCGTAAGCTTGTGCTTGTTCGCTCGGATCCAGCTGAGCACCTGCGCTCCATCATTGAGCAGGCCAAGGCTGCCAATAGGCTTACCCAGGAGATGCAACGTCGTGGGAGTTCCTCAGGTCTGCCGTCTCCACTGGAAGATCCCTCCTCCGCAGATCACCAACAGCCCGATGACCGGTTGGCCAAGAAGCTGCAGCAATTGGTGACAGAGAATCCAGGCAAGTCCATCTCTGTGTTCATCAACCCTGACGATGTCACACGCCCTCACTTCCGTATCGATGACAAGTTCTTCTGAAAGGAAAGATCTATTTTCACTTCTCCTCTGCTCTCCTTGCATTGATCATGATTGAACCTGGGCATGTGCATGACACTGTCCTGAAACTGGAGCTGTGTCCCTGTGCCTGCACACATCAGTAGTGACTGGAGAGATACTATGGGAGAAATGTACTGCAAGAGAAACAAAGATCTATAAGACTGGCCTTACTGGATGGAGAATGCCAACCTGCTGTTTGGATAGCTGATCTCGCACTTGCAGGGGTTCTAAGCATAGTGGATTTGGTATCATGATGACTCAGAACAGAGAAGAGCAGTGTAAGCCTAGCACAGTTTAGGCAATGAATTGCAGATGAACCATCAAAAATTCAGTATGTTCATAGATGgtattgtgttctgaagaaaagtCTGACGTAACAAATATTTGAATCAGACAGTCTTATTCTCATGTTTATCCTTGAAGAAACTATACATTTGTTTCTGTACATCacctctttgtgtttgtgttatatACAAATAATGCTTGGAGAGAACCTGGACAGAAATGAACTTCCTTGTTATTTATTTAGAGGAAACAATGGCAGGATTTGCCAGAGGAAGCCAACCCATATTCCTCTCTAAGGGATTAAAATCATATTCCCTAAGTGCAATTAATAGAATATGAATTTATGCCCAGTTAGAGTGTGTTGTAGTTGACAAAAATGTTCAACCATAAGAATGCAGAATACACTAAAGGGATTTTGTAACATATGGGGGTATCTGACTTACAATAAATTTCAGTGTAGGACATTAGTCATCTAGGTACTGTATCTCAAATAAAGATTCTAACTTGCCTGTGTTCTGCCAGTAAATAAAGTATAGGACAATAGTTTTGGAAATTGTGTTGGTTTAGAACATAGCTTCAGTCCTTTACATTTGTGCTATTCCTAGTGCAGAATATAAAAAGCTTTCTCATTAGCTCAAACAGGTGTAAGTAATAAATGAGAACTAgataacaaaagaaagaaatgttgagaaataaatataattttaacattttaataatggtAGATATTGACAACATGTGCAGTGTTTTGCAGTGTATTTGATTGTTTAGAGTAAGCACAGGTAGGAGACTATGTTATGTAAATCATGCAAGTAAAGATgtatttggggggcctgggtagctcagcgagtattgacgctgactaccacccctggagtcacgagttccaatccagggcatgctgactgactccagccaggtctcctaagcaaccaaattgtcccggttgcttgggagggtagagtcacatgggttaacctccttgtggtcgctataatgtgtggttctcactctcggtggggtgcgtggtgagttgtgcatggatgctgcggagaatagcgtgggcctccacacacagtacgtctccgcggtaacgcgcgcaacaagccacgtgataagatgcgcggattgacagtcttggacacggaggcaactgagattcatcctccgccacctggattgaggcgagtcactacgaaattgggcattccaaattgggcaaaTGAGCTGAGGGAATAGTGTATTTATGATTAAAGTGTAAATACAGTAATATTTAACATGCAATAGGATGGAGCTCTTTAACTCCTATGTAACCATTGCACTGTAAAAAGGTTtttaggtaacctaaaaatgtgcttcatgtggtaccatctaaattaaattgttttactcaattcaaaaattttatttaatttgactacattttatttaatctgactgaacatttaaaaaacattctctCTTTCCTTGTTACTCACATACTTCAAAATTGCCTTTATATATTAGGAAGGGGAGCATCATATTTGGGGTTCACTGGCATCCAAAAGTTTGAAAACTCCTGGATAAGCTCATTTTAGCCTTGTTTCTTGAGTATCTTCCATTGAACTTGACACTAAATCCTAATGTAGATGGAGGGTTTCTTGTGCAAAGGCTTTAGATTTCCAAAGAGCAAGATTTGGCTCAATAGGAATTGACCGAGGATTGTTTTACACAGGAAATTACCAGAATGTTGGTGAATGGTACTAGTTTCACTGGGTCCACTCTGACATGCTCAGACACAGTGGACTCCACAGACATGCTGAATCAGCACGTTCTGTGACATAATATCCAAGCCTGCTCCTTTCCACATAACCACAACCGCAGCCCTGTTCCTGATGATGAACAGTTCCATACATGCATATACTGCAGCAGAAATAGACTCATCCACTGTCACCCATCTGTTTCAACCCTTCTGACAGTATTATAATTCTCTCAgaccaatacacacacacacacacaatgctagCATGACTTAATGCCCCATTAATTCATTACAAACCCCCAAATCCTGTAAATAAGTCTTAAAATGGTCCCTGTTACTTCTTTGTGTTTGAAATGAATCCAGGCCCCTGATATCAGCACAGAACACGGAACTTATAGCAGCATCTAGTTCTTTTTATAACAGCAGAGGTAACATAAACCATTATTCCCTTGTCCCTGCATACTGCTGATGGTGCGTTATTCAGAGTTTGATCAATGAGGCCATTGCAATTTCAGCATTCTAAAATTTAGAGAAAATGTGAAAGTTCAATGGATAGAACAGGAAAAATATATTGTTGCTCTAACGTTTGAAAGCATTTCTCACCTTCTCTAACACATCTTTGTATGCATTCAATCATACAATTTAATGACTGCCAGAAGTAGTGATTTTGCTGTTGCATGTGCAGTTTTTATATGGCAAGACTCTGTATCCTCAATCTGTATACTCAAAATAACACTATCGGAATTAATTGCAACACTTTGAAAGTGTCTCATGGGGTCCACTCCGAATAGAGTTATTTGAACACATTTTAAAGTGTTGGCACATTGACACTGTAATCAAGTTAAAATTCAACTTGGGTTGTTAAAAATTTACTCGGAGTGTAATTTGTTAACTCAATAGTGTTCTCTATTTTAACACTATATGGTGTAAATTTGGTATTATACAAAAATGACATATTAATTTGGATAAAacaggtttattttatttttttcaaacatgtGCACCACATTGAATAAACTTAACATTCaacagtaatttttccaaaatgtaacaataatggCACTATGCATGCTCAGTTATCAGTCTCATTCGTTTTATCAAAGGGTTTACAATAGGCTCTTCAATGCATGTAACAAAAGTTGTCATTATGCACcgaatgtatatacagtatgcactgaAGTGTTTTC contains the following coding sequences:
- the LOC127442798 gene encoding nucleotidyltransferase MB21D2-like, coding for MAVPAQSSRTGSFSSLGNSPTATPGGLNNSHKLWCCHELDFRSGVKIEELNRLIHEFSKQDQREYDDQRALEIHTAKDFIFSMLGMVQKLDQKLPVANEYLLLSGGVREGVVDMYLDELGIYNRGFDYDMAFTLLVPALKLHDRNQPVTLDMRQSALGHSWLSLRLFDEGTINRWRDCCTMTDHLNGTTNYFFSPTLVADWFQEAVGLVLAEFQRKPQRGTPRVERVERHSTLLSMVLGVGSSRMLYDIVPVVSFKGWPAVAQSWLMENHFWDGKITEEEVISGFYLLPTCSASGCRENEWRLSFARSEVQLKKCISPGLMQAYQACKAIVIKLLAQPTAVSPYYLRSIMLWACDRLPSSYLAQEDYAAHFLLGLIDDLLHCLVNKNCPNYFIPQCNMLEQLCDETAMFQARKLVLVRSDPAEHLRSIIEQAKAANRLTQEMQRRGSSSGLPSPLEDPSSADHQQPDDRLAKKLQQLVTENPGKSISVFINPDDVTRPHFRIDDKFF